A window from Megalobrama amblycephala isolate DHTTF-2021 linkage group LG21, ASM1881202v1, whole genome shotgun sequence encodes these proteins:
- the sp2 gene encoding LOW QUALITY PROTEIN: transcription factor Sp2 (The sequence of the model RefSeq protein was modified relative to this genomic sequence to represent the inferred CDS: deleted 2 bases in 2 codons): MSDQKDSMATTVAVSPSEYLQPSTTASQDSQPSPLALLAATCSKIGPPAAQAPVSTPPSQPTTRRLHPIKPAPIAPAPPKNLGFLSAKGNVIQLPAGLGSSGASPIVFTIQSPSRPAGTSNANIQYQVIPQFQGSQTIQMMPQGGQIQIIPGTNQAIITSPVTVQAATPAPPPLAPAPVPQQKTVAIKPSSQKRRQNNANVNANVVRLPSGLTLPLNVTTSDVGGAQIVTETTAAPVKGKRGRKRQVAIAPPPPAPQPASPPPVAEQVEALLIETTADNIIQAGNNLLIVQSPGGSQPAVVQQVQLVQQKSDQQVVQIPPQALKVVQAASATLPPVPQRQTVTPSVQVSPPEHTQVLIKTASGEWQAVQLQETTVTTPTTPTSTPTPAVVTKKAQTGARKERTLPKIAPAGGGLITLNAAQLASAAQAVQTININGVQVQGVPVTITNAGGQQHLTVQTVPGAGLQLGGMQTQTQTMQVEQTQTLALELQSQPGEKKRRMACTCPNCKDAEKRPGEVGKRKHICHIAGCEKTFRKTSLLRAHVRLHTGERPFVCSWVFCGKRFTRSDELQRHARTHTGDKRFECNKCQKRFMRSDHLTKHYKTHINTKSL; the protein is encoded by the exons ATGAGCG ATCAAAAGGACAGTATGGCCACCACTGTCGCAGTCAGCCCCAGTGAATATCTTCAGCCCTCCACCACCGCTTCTCAA GATTCACAGCCTTCCCCACTGGCACTTCTGGCGGCTACCTGCAGTAAGATTGGGCCTCCTGCTGCCCAAGCCCCAGTCAGCACACCACCATCTCAGCCAACCACGCGCCGTCTGCACCCCATCAAGCCTGCCCCTATTGCTCCGGCTCCACCCAAAAACCTTGGGTTCCTCTCGGCGAAAGGGAATGTCATCCAGCTGCCTGCGGGACTTGGTTCGTCAGGGGCCagtcccattgttttcactatTCAGAGCCCTTCACGTCCAGCAGGCACATCCAATGCCAACATCCAGTACCAAGTGATTCCTCAGTTCCAGGGGTCTCAGACCATTCAAATGATGCCTCAGGGAGGACAGATCCAGATCATCCCCGGAACCAACCAGGCCATCATCACCTCACCTGTT ACAGTTCAGGCTGCCACACCGGCCCCGCCTCCTCTGGCCCCGGCACCGGTA CCTCAGCAGAAGACGGTGGCGATCAAGCCGTCCTCTCAAAAGCGGCGGCAAAATAATGCCAATGTAAATGCTAACGTTGTACGACTCCCTAGTGGACTCACGCTCCCTCTTAACGTTACTACTAGTGATGTGGGAGGAGCGCAGATTGTAACAGAGACTACTGCTGCTCCAGTGAAGGGCAAGAGGGGAAGGAAGAGACAGGTGGCTATAGCCCCGCCTCCTCCTGCCCCTCAACCGGCCTCACCGCCACCTGTAGCTGAGCAGGTTGAAGCGCTGCTAATAGAGACCACAGCCGACAATATTATTCAG GCAGGAAATAATCTCCTGATCGTGCAGAGTCCGGGGGGGAGTCAGCCTGCCGTGGTGCAGCAGGTGCAGTTGGTTCAGCAGAAATCCGATCAGCAGGTCGTCCAGATTCCCCCACAGGCTCTAAAAGTGGTACAGGCCGCCTCTGCCACACTTCCCCCTGTACCACAGAGACAGACAGTCACACCCAGTGTGCAGGTGTCCCCCCCAGAACACACACAG GTGCTGATTAAAACAGCCTCAGGTGAATGGCAGGCTGTACAGCTACAGGAGACCACGGTTACCACGCCAACAACACCCACCAGCACCCCCACACCTGCGGTGGTCACTAAAAAGGCTCAAACAGGGGCACGGAAAGAAAGGACTCTGCCTAAAATTGCCCCGGCTGGAGGGGGTCTGATAACCCTGAATGCAGCCCAGCTAGCTTCTGCTGCTCAGGCTGTTCAGACCATCAATATTAATGGTGTCCAGGTGCAGGGTGTTCCTGTAACGATCACCAATGCTGGGG GCCAGCAGCACCTCACGGTGCAGACGGTTCCAGGCGCGGGTCTGCAGTTGGGTGGTATGCAGACACAAACGCAGACCATGCAGGTGGAGCAGACACAGACGCTCGCACTGGAACTGCAGAGTCAGCCAGGAGAGAAAAAACGGCGTATGGCCTGCACCTGTCCAAACTGCAAAGACGCAGAAAAGAG GCCAGGAGAGGTGGGGAAAAGAAAACACATCTGCCACATAGCAGGCTGTGAAAAGACCTTTCGAAAGACTTCCCTGCTACGGGCGCATGTCCGACTGCACACGGGAGAGAGACCCTTTGTGTGCAGCTGGGTCTTCTGTGGAAAACGCTTCACACGCAGTGACGAACTGCAGCGACACGCCAGGACACACACGG GAGACAAACGTTTCGAGTGCAATAAATGTCAGAAACGTTTCATGCGGAGTGACCACCTCACAAAGCATTACAAAACACACATCAACACAAAGAGCCTGTGA